The Paenibacillus sp. BIC5C1 DNA segment CGAAACGGGTAGTTCTATTGGAAGAAGGTACGGCAGAGATGAAAGGGCTGATGGGTAGTAAAGGGGCTGAACTTGCGGCGTTGCTCCAGGCAGGTTGGCCCGTTCCGGCCGGATTCATTGTAACAAGGGAAGGCTGTCGCACGTTCTGTACCCGTCTTGCACATCTTTCAGCTGAAGGAGCCCAAGAGATTGGCAGCGCAATTCAGCATCTAGAGAAGCAAACCGGCAAATTCTTCGGTGATTCTTTAGCGCCGCTGCTGCTTGCCGTCCGGTCAAGTGAAACGTGTTCCCGTAATACGGCATCCCATGCTTTGCTTTATGTAGGACTGAATGATGTGACGGTGGAGGGTTTCGCGAGGCAAACGAATGATCGTCAGTATGCCCTTAATTGTTATCGGATTTTATTGCAGGATTATGGACAACTGGTGCACGACATTCCGTATACCCTATTTGAAGAAAAATGGGGAGACATCTCGATACTCGATGAAGCGAAGCTAGAATTCGCCATCGCAGAATATAAACGCTTAATAGAAGAGAAAGGACGTCATCCTTTCCCTCAGGATGTGCAGTTACAATTAAAAGAAGTGATGCGTGCAGTTTCTGATTCACAACGTGTCATAAGGCCCAGCTCCCAACAAGAACTTCTTCGTAATCCTTCTCCTTTCTCCGATGAAACTCATGGAGCAGCTGTTCTTATACAGGTGATGGTCAATGGCGAGTGTGGTGATCGAAGCGGAAACGGAACGGTATATTCTCGTCATCCGGGTACCGGGGAACGGGGCATGACAGGTGATTACGTTTCATCTGCTGCTTCCTGGCGTTCGAATGAAGGATTGGAACAACTACGAAGTGAAGAGCCGGGAGTGTATGATTTTTTGCAGGATGCTTGCAGTTATCTGGAATCCCACACGAGAGAGGTACAGGAGATCCAATTTGTCGTGGATTCAGGGAGCCTGTATCTGGTGGAAATCAGTGAGGCGAGGTTAACCTCACAGGCGACGCTGAGGAGTACTGTAGACTTTGTGGATGAAGGGGTAATCACCAAAGAGAATGCAATATTACGTATCCAGCCTTGGCATGTGACGGAATTGCTTAAAGCATCTTCAACTTTATCACCAGAGCTGCAGCTTCTACTGGAATGGGCAGATGAAATGAAGGGGCTTACAATACTTTCGAATGTGGATCATCCCAAGGACGCCGTGAAGGCCCGCGCGTTAGGCGCTGAGGGCATTGGATTGTGTCGAACAGAACAACTGTTGTTGTCTGTTTCGAGATTTCCTTTTGTACAGAAAATGATTCTGGCTGACAGTGAAGCTGAGCGCAAACGTGGACTGG contains these protein-coding regions:
- a CDS encoding putative PEP-binding protein codes for the protein MTKRVVLLEEGTAEMKGLMGSKGAELAALLQAGWPVPAGFIVTREGCRTFCTRLAHLSAEGAQEIGSAIQHLEKQTGKFFGDSLAPLLLAVRSSETCSRNTASHALLYVGLNDVTVEGFARQTNDRQYALNCYRILLQDYGQLVHDIPYTLFEEKWGDISILDEAKLEFAIAEYKRLIEEKGRHPFPQDVQLQLKEVMRAVSDSQRVIRPSSQQELLRNPSPFSDETHGAAVLIQVMVNGECGDRSGNGTVYSRHPGTGERGMTGDYVSSAASWRSNEGLEQLRSEEPGVYDFLQDACSYLESHTREVQEIQFVVDSGSLYLVEISEARLTSQATLRSTVDFVDEGVITKENAILRIQPWHVTELLKASSTLSPELQLLLEWADEMKGLTILSNVDHPKDAVKARALGAEGIGLCRTEQLLLSVSRFPFVQKMILADSEAERKRGLERLLPMQQADFEQLFEAMDGYPVTIRLLDPPLHELLPDIETLKERQEQLALKALEEDNTELQELERVIRRVLELQGQYPLLGQQDCRLGTVFPEIYDMQLEAIFRAAVKGIRQGLWVRPEIMIPLIAHANELQVMRDLVDHVADQVLGEEKRHCLYKVGARIEVPRAALTAAPVARHADFFSFGTDELTQMTFGYSRHNMEKPFLHFVEQQHSLPSNPFQVLDIDGVGQLVEMALVQGRIRKPYLKAGICGENAADPASIAFCHRIGLDYVSCLPEQVPLARIAAAQAALLAQKQDPNENRQDGDISTIA